The Fibrobacter sp. UWB4 genome includes a window with the following:
- a CDS encoding restriction endonuclease subunit S, whose product MMKQNWEYKNIEECLEKVAVASKLQTKDFLSEGEFPIVSQEADYISGYWNNESDVVRLLHPVVVFGDHSRAVKYIDFDFVVGADGVKILSPKDFLNPKFLYYFVKSADIPSLGYSRHYKLLREKDVPVPPLSEQSRIVAELDLLTGIIDKQNAQLKELDNLAQAIFYDMFGDLSCDECTLIDLCVSKDDIKCGPFGTQLFKSEYQKEGVAVWGIPQINSHFIIPPSDYVSQEKAVALKDYSVVAGDIVMSRKGNVGQCSVFPDSFENGIIHSDVLRLRLDYDKANSIFMMYQLHLSDSIKHQIQLVSSGAIMPGINVTKLKNIKVQVPPLALQQSFAEKIQSIEKQKETIRASIADTQKLLDYTMDKYFG is encoded by the coding sequence ATGATGAAGCAAAATTGGGAATATAAAAATATTGAAGAATGTCTAGAAAAGGTCGCTGTGGCGTCAAAATTACAGACGAAAGACTTTTTGTCGGAAGGTGAGTTTCCAATTGTTTCTCAAGAAGCGGATTATATAAGCGGCTATTGGAACAATGAGTCTGATGTAGTTCGTTTGTTACATCCAGTAGTTGTTTTTGGAGACCATTCTAGAGCTGTTAAGTATATCGATTTTGATTTTGTTGTTGGTGCTGACGGCGTTAAGATTCTATCTCCCAAGGATTTTCTTAATCCGAAATTTCTGTATTATTTTGTGAAAAGTGCGGATATTCCGTCTTTAGGTTACTCGCGTCATTATAAGCTATTAAGAGAAAAAGATGTCCCCGTCCCGCCACTTTCGGAGCAATCCCGTATTGTTGCGGAGCTGGATTTGCTGACGGGGATTATCGACAAGCAGAACGCGCAGCTCAAGGAACTCGATAACCTCGCTCAAGCCATCTTTTACGATATGTTCGGCGACCTTTCTTGTGATGAATGTACTCTGATTGATTTGTGCGTATCAAAAGATGATATTAAATGCGGTCCGTTTGGAACACAACTGTTTAAGTCGGAATACCAAAAAGAAGGTGTTGCGGTATGGGGAATACCGCAAATTAATTCCCATTTTATTATACCTCCTTCGGATTATGTTTCTCAAGAAAAAGCTGTAGCGCTAAAAGATTATTCTGTTGTAGCTGGTGATATTGTTATGTCGCGCAAGGGAAATGTGGGGCAATGTTCGGTTTTCCCAGATTCTTTTGAGAATGGAATTATTCATTCTGATGTGCTGAGGTTGAGATTGGACTATGATAAAGCGAATTCAATCTTTATGATGTATCAACTTCATCTGAGTGATAGTATCAAACATCAAATTCAACTTGTGAGTTCTGGTGCAATAATGCCAGGAATTAATGTTACTAAGTTGAAAAATATAAAGGTCCAAGTCCCGCCCCTCGCTCTCCAGCAATCCTTTGCCGAAAAAATCCAGTCCATCGAAAAGCAGAAAGAAACCATCCGCGCTTCCATCGCCGACACGCAAAAGTTGCTTGACTACACCATGGACAAATATTTCGGGTGA
- a CDS encoding FRG domain-containing protein: MELEVYKSLEEKQIAFKPCGYLVIDSVEKFDRWLNTVPRENILFRGVNEAKYKIYTSAQRLYITNDLNKSGKKIEDFIQDELDQVKEFNGGLLKKYFRLLNVVDHDLLYLSFLQHYSGVSPLIDFSADVEKALYFMQDGCSFGKMGNTGIDNYFSLYAKEYPTTKGVNKLSDDDLRDFFSFSTMNAAAKSIVFQSQQINCNQQNRSSFANLNIVAQNGRFLFYSDGINPLEEDLSCVDIHKSLAPYIKKILEEKGITKNSIYPQEETIAKMALQRALENI, translated from the coding sequence ATGGAACTGGAAGTATATAAAAGTTTAGAAGAGAAGCAAATAGCTTTTAAGCCTTGTGGCTATTTAGTGATAGATTCTGTTGAAAAATTTGACAGATGGCTTAATACGGTTCCTAGAGAAAATATACTTTTTCGTGGTGTAAATGAAGCTAAGTACAAAATTTATACATCTGCACAGAGATTGTATATTACAAATGATTTGAATAAATCTGGGAAAAAAATTGAGGATTTTATTCAAGATGAATTGGATCAAGTAAAGGAGTTTAACGGCGGATTATTGAAAAAGTATTTTCGATTGTTGAATGTTGTGGATCATGATCTTCTTTATTTGAGTTTTTTACAGCATTATTCTGGCGTCTCTCCTTTAATTGATTTTTCCGCAGATGTTGAAAAAGCTCTTTATTTTATGCAGGATGGGTGTTCTTTTGGAAAAATGGGGAATACGGGTATAGACAACTATTTTTCGCTGTATGCAAAAGAATATCCTACAACCAAGGGCGTCAATAAACTTTCAGATGATGATTTACGCGATTTTTTCAGTTTTTCAACAATGAATGCTGCGGCAAAGTCAATTGTTTTTCAATCTCAGCAAATTAATTGTAATCAACAGAATAGATCGAGTTTTGCTAATTTGAATATTGTTGCTCAAAATGGACGATTCCTTTTTTATAGTGACGGGATAAATCCTTTGGAAGAAGATCTCTCGTGTGTGGATATTCACAAATCTTTAGCGCCTTATATAAAAAAGATATTGGAAGAAAAGGGTATAACGAAGAATTCTATTTACCCACAGGAAGAAACTATTGCTAAAATGGCTTTGCAAAGGGCGCTAGAGAATATATGA
- a CDS encoding class I SAM-dependent DNA methyltransferase produces MITGEIKNRIDSIWDSFWTGGITNSITILEQMTYLFFMKMLDDSQSAKEANANIMGVPLKDPVFKAGKWKNPDTERDVPYESLRWHVFKNKDAETMFVTVSRDVFTFIKTLNDGKESAYSRFMESSTFLIPNARTLSKIVDGIDGLDMNNRDTMGDVYEYILSKMAASGTNGQFRTPRHIIRMMVEMMEPKLDDTICDPAMGSAGFIVEAAKFVQEHNKKALLKKENLEHYRNKMFHGFDTDQTMLRIGAMNLMLHGADNPDIAYRDSLSTDNTDENEYSLCLANPPFAGSLDYEAVNKTVLAITKTKKTELLFLALFVRMLQVGGRCASIVPDGVLFGNSTGHKSIRKELIEHQRLQAVISMPSGVFQPYSGVSTAIMIFTKTNAGGTDKVWFYDMKADGYTLDQKRTECKENDIPDIVARWKNLAAEENRTRKEQSFFVPVEEIVANDYDLSINKYKEVEKVKVEYEKPKTVFKRIAKLQDEINAAMEEFKEKYL; encoded by the coding sequence ATGATTACTGGCGAAATCAAGAACCGCATCGACTCTATTTGGGATAGCTTTTGGACGGGTGGTATCACCAATTCCATCACGATTCTGGAACAGATGACTTACCTGTTCTTTATGAAGATGTTGGACGATAGCCAGAGCGCGAAAGAGGCGAATGCGAACATCATGGGGGTTCCGCTCAAGGACCCGGTTTTCAAGGCGGGCAAGTGGAAGAATCCCGATACCGAAAGGGATGTTCCGTACGAATCTCTGCGTTGGCATGTGTTCAAGAACAAGGATGCCGAGACGATGTTCGTCACGGTTTCGCGCGACGTGTTCACGTTCATCAAGACTCTGAACGACGGCAAGGAGAGCGCCTACAGCCGTTTTATGGAAAGTTCTACGTTCCTGATTCCGAATGCTCGCACGCTTTCGAAGATTGTGGATGGTATCGACGGGCTCGACATGAACAACCGCGATACGATGGGCGATGTTTACGAATACATCTTGAGCAAGATGGCGGCGAGCGGCACCAATGGGCAGTTCCGTACGCCGCGCCACATCATCCGCATGATGGTTGAGATGATGGAGCCGAAGCTAGACGATACGATTTGCGACCCGGCGATGGGTTCGGCTGGCTTCATCGTTGAGGCGGCGAAGTTCGTGCAGGAACACAACAAGAAGGCGTTGCTCAAGAAAGAGAATTTGGAGCATTACCGCAATAAGATGTTCCACGGGTTCGATACCGACCAGACAATGTTGCGTATCGGCGCAATGAACCTAATGTTGCACGGTGCGGACAATCCGGACATTGCTTACCGCGACAGCCTCAGCACCGACAACACCGACGAAAATGAATATTCGCTTTGCTTGGCGAATCCGCCGTTTGCGGGGAGCTTGGATTACGAGGCTGTCAACAAGACGGTGCTTGCGATTACCAAGACCAAGAAAACCGAACTTTTGTTCCTCGCTTTGTTTGTGCGTATGTTGCAGGTGGGCGGTCGCTGCGCGTCCATTGTTCCCGACGGTGTGCTCTTCGGCAATAGTACGGGGCACAAGTCCATTCGCAAGGAACTGATTGAACACCAGCGTTTGCAGGCGGTCATCAGCATGCCGAGCGGCGTGTTCCAGCCCTATAGCGGCGTTTCGACCGCAATCATGATTTTTACAAAAACAAATGCGGGCGGTACGGACAAGGTGTGGTTCTACGACATGAAGGCCGACGGCTACACGCTGGACCAGAAGCGCACCGAATGCAAGGAGAACGACATTCCCGACATTGTCGCGCGCTGGAAGAACCTCGCTGCCGAAGAAAACCGCACCCGCAAGGAGCAGTCGTTCTTTGTGCCGGTAGAAGAAATCGTCGCGAACGATTATGACCTCAGCATCAACAAGTACAAGGAAGTCGAAAAAGTCAAAGTCGAGTACGAAAAACCCAAGACAGTGTTCAAGCGCATCGCGAAACTTCAAGACGAAATCAACGCGGCTATGGAAGAGTTCAAGGAAAAGTATCTGTAA
- a CDS encoding ATP-binding protein, whose translation MSLDLTNEIEWCKSVIDLRFSQYFSADDSEEKKLQVEMLPPPELDAGTPYGQVVADFELGFYERLIIALALLPHLCPQALDSFLLNNRTLGRPYTEFGGWRSKSHSGFLPTCETALFLLAGNDIEKRIQMMALFDTSSTLFVERILQLEYGEPGEPANSAALRVSSEYLQYFTTGVKNKPDFSMHFPAKLITTNLQWEDLVLAEETLDDINQLMAWIQKSEAVLDDFGLRKNLKRGYRALFYGPPGTGKTLTATLIGAKVGMDVYRVDLSQVISKYIGETEKNLSNIFDQAEHRNWILFFDEADSLFGSRTQTNSSNDRAANQEISYLLQRVEDFPGIVILASNLKSNIDEAFSRRFQNAIYFPLPEPEERMRLWSNIFSKKAILESNVDLNKFAQKYELAGGALTNVARYAAISAVQDCRKKISNDDIIKALTKELHKEGKIL comes from the coding sequence ATGAGCCTTGATTTGACAAATGAAATCGAATGGTGCAAGTCTGTGATTGACCTGCGTTTCTCGCAGTATTTTTCGGCCGACGATTCCGAAGAAAAAAAGCTCCAGGTCGAAATGCTCCCGCCGCCGGAACTTGATGCAGGAACCCCGTATGGGCAAGTTGTCGCCGATTTTGAACTGGGCTTTTACGAGCGCCTGATCATTGCGCTTGCGCTTTTGCCGCACCTTTGCCCGCAGGCGCTTGATTCGTTCTTGTTGAATAACCGCACTCTGGGTCGCCCGTACACGGAATTTGGCGGGTGGCGCAGCAAGAGCCATTCCGGGTTCTTGCCCACGTGCGAGACTGCGCTCTTCTTGCTTGCGGGTAACGATATTGAAAAGCGTATACAGATGATGGCGCTGTTTGACACCTCGTCAACACTTTTTGTAGAACGCATTTTACAGCTTGAATACGGTGAACCCGGTGAACCTGCAAATTCGGCCGCGCTCCGTGTATCCTCGGAGTACTTGCAGTACTTTACGACCGGCGTTAAAAACAAGCCTGACTTCAGCATGCATTTTCCGGCAAAGCTCATCACGACGAATTTGCAGTGGGAAGATCTCGTGCTTGCCGAGGAGACTCTTGACGATATCAATCAGCTTATGGCATGGATTCAAAAAAGCGAAGCCGTGCTTGACGATTTTGGACTCCGCAAGAACCTCAAACGCGGCTACCGTGCGCTGTTTTACGGCCCGCCGGGTACGGGAAAAACGCTTACGGCAACGCTCATCGGCGCAAAAGTCGGTATGGATGTTTACCGTGTGGACTTGTCGCAGGTGATTTCGAAGTACATCGGCGAAACCGAGAAAAATCTCTCGAACATCTTTGACCAGGCGGAACACCGCAACTGGATCCTCTTTTTCGACGAGGCGGACTCGCTCTTTGGCTCGCGTACGCAGACGAACAGCTCGAACGACCGTGCCGCCAATCAGGAAATCTCGTACCTGTTGCAGCGTGTCGAAGATTTTCCGGGCATTGTCATTTTGGCAAGCAACTTGAAGTCTAACATTGACGAAGCGTTCTCGCGCCGTTTCCAGAACGCCATTTACTTCCCGCTCCCGGAACCCGAAGAGCGCATGAGACTTTGGTCTAACATTTTCTCGAAAAAAGCTATACTTGAAAGTAACGTCGATTTGAATAAATTTGCACAAAAGTATGAACTTGCGGGGGGCGCGCTCACAAATGTGGCTCGTTATGCCGCTATAAGCGCTGTGCAAGATTGCCGCAAAAAAATTTCTAACGATGACATTATCAAGGCGTTGACAAAGGAATTACACAAAGAGGGAAAAATCCTATGA